A stretch of Leucobacter aridicollis DNA encodes these proteins:
- a CDS encoding TetR family transcriptional regulator, with translation MTEGLRERKMRLTREQMEAAAVEIAYAEGVAAVTVDRVCAAAMVSRSTFFNYFPSLEQAIFGSPLEFDPELTTRILTERSGDLVVASSLIVMESVRGQADNPVTKKRLALFSREPGVTSRVSWSSGTSTDRLVAVLTSWLDEHPDDARLEGVAHETEARLAVNLSIALGDEAQRHVREVDGELVIDIDTFTRIRRQLTALVTPQG, from the coding sequence ATGACGGAGGGCCTGCGCGAACGCAAGATGCGGCTCACGCGCGAGCAGATGGAGGCCGCTGCCGTCGAGATCGCCTACGCAGAGGGAGTCGCTGCAGTCACTGTGGATCGCGTATGCGCCGCAGCGATGGTGTCGAGAAGCACGTTCTTCAACTACTTTCCTTCCCTCGAGCAGGCGATCTTCGGTTCGCCGCTCGAGTTCGACCCCGAGCTCACCACGCGGATCCTGACCGAGCGCTCCGGCGACCTCGTCGTCGCCTCGTCGCTCATCGTCATGGAGTCCGTGCGTGGCCAAGCGGATAACCCGGTCACCAAGAAACGTCTCGCGCTGTTCTCGCGGGAGCCTGGGGTGACGAGTCGAGTCTCGTGGTCGAGCGGCACGAGCACGGACAGGCTCGTCGCGGTGCTCACCTCGTGGCTCGACGAACACCCCGACGATGCCAGGTTGGAGGGGGTTGCGCACGAAACCGAGGCTCGGCTCGCGGTGAACCTGTCGATCGCGCTCGGCGACGAGGCCCAGCGACACGTGCGCGAGGTCGATGGCGAACTCGTCATCGATATCGACACCTTTACCCGGATTCGCAGGCAGCTCACTGCCCTCGTGACGCCGCAAGGCTGA
- a CDS encoding WhiB family transcriptional regulator, whose product MDWREQAACLTVDPELFFPVGNTGPAVDQIERAKAVCARCPVTEMCLQYAMDTGQDSGVWGGLSEDERRALKRRAARARRAS is encoded by the coding sequence ATGGATTGGCGTGAACAGGCTGCGTGTCTGACCGTAGATCCCGAGCTGTTTTTTCCGGTTGGCAACACCGGTCCGGCAGTGGATCAGATTGAGCGAGCGAAGGCCGTCTGCGCCCGCTGCCCAGTAACCGAGATGTGCCTCCAGTACGCGATGGACACCGGTCAGGACTCAGGCGTCTGGGGCGGCCTCAGCGAGGACGAGCGCCGCGCGCTCAAGCGTCGCGCAGCACGCGCCCGCCGCGCTTCCTAA
- the hrpA gene encoding ATP-dependent RNA helicase HrpA: MSNPEGHAPRIEFPEELPVSQMRDEIQQAISDHQVVIVAGETGSGKTTQLPKIALALGRERIAHTQPRRIAARTIAERIAEETGTELGGLVGYQVRFTDQASKDTKIRLMTDGILLNAIHRDRDLKAYDTIIIDEAHERSLNIDFLLGYLRTLLPRRPDLKVIITSATIDPESFAKHFADHRTGEPAPIIEVSGRTYPVEIRYRPLIEEREVVDPKTKQPKTRKIERDVFEAIGEAVDELGRESRGDVLVFLSGEAEIRDAADALQGRAGRGGPANRTEILPLYGRLSAAEQHRVFERRQDSGARRIVLATNVAETSLTVPGIRYVIDAGTARISRYSSRSKVQRLPIEAISQASANQRSGRSGRTSNGIAIRLYSEEDFESRPAFTEPEIRRTGLASVILQMLSLGLGDIAGFPFLTPPDQRGIRDGLGLLEELGAVRPASRGRAKRDSEAAASDGATSGGATHAITKTGRELARLPIEPRFARMVIEARRHEVVPEVLAIVAGLTIQDVRERPVAERAQADQFHARFNDPLGDLMTLLNLWNHLQKQQAELSSSAFRRLCKKEFLNFLRVREWMDLVRQLSRAAGVKGQVREDTGGSAELIHRSVLAGLLSQLGVRDDRQDRTTPGRGREVPGAVKRKPAQEYLGSRGTRFVLYPGSVLAKKPPEVVMSVELVETSRLFARSNAQVEPEWAEELAGSLAKRQLSEPRWERKQGAAVATERVTLYGVPIVTGRRVQLSRFDPVEARELFIRHALVDGDWDSPQAFDRANHQLRRELVQLEERTRRRDILDGDEAVFEFYDARIPKDVASTRDFEGWWKTKRSEDPQYLHLKREDLLEEESVEVDEAEYPRQWQHGDQSLKLKYRFDPTSDDDGVTVNVPLPLLPRLAQGDFEKLVPGMREELVTALIKTLPKAIRKHVVPAADWARTLLSAVGPKLDGDGAGGADVSLTQLLADEIRRRTSQQVQPSDFDPSRLPAHLTPTFRVIDARGRTVGAGKDLAELQAKHKEQATKGVARVAQAALPKSELERTGATTWEFGDLPKHVDSSYAKGRSGSAGVVRAYPAIVDRRTSVDLGLVADEAEQRRASRRGIRRLVVLSSPSPASYVRDHLSNQEKLLLGAGPYRSLDTAIADVSLAVADRVIQRHAPDGLVWRAADFEAIANDYARSLIDEIYGTIALTAKVLDGARLAKKAIDQAKSLQVLGQVADAAKQLDGLVFDGFVSRTGATQLERVPVYLEALRLRMQALPANPGRDRAWQNDVDRALVLFDEAGGKIPLPVDAPAHIERTRWLIEEFRVSLFAQQLRASEAVSLQRIQKALAG; the protein is encoded by the coding sequence ATGTCGAACCCCGAAGGCCACGCCCCCCGCATCGAGTTCCCTGAGGAGCTCCCGGTCTCGCAGATGCGAGACGAGATTCAGCAGGCGATCTCCGACCACCAGGTCGTCATCGTCGCGGGCGAGACGGGGTCGGGAAAGACCACGCAGCTCCCGAAGATCGCGCTCGCGCTCGGCCGGGAGCGGATCGCGCACACGCAGCCGCGCAGGATCGCCGCCCGCACGATCGCCGAACGCATCGCCGAGGAGACCGGCACCGAGCTCGGCGGGCTCGTCGGCTACCAGGTGCGGTTCACCGATCAGGCGTCGAAGGACACGAAGATCCGGCTGATGACCGACGGGATCCTGCTGAACGCGATCCATCGGGATCGGGATCTCAAGGCCTACGACACGATCATCATCGACGAGGCGCACGAGCGTTCGCTGAACATCGACTTCCTGCTCGGATACCTGCGGACGCTCTTGCCCCGCCGCCCCGACCTGAAGGTCATCATCACGTCGGCGACGATCGATCCCGAATCGTTCGCGAAGCACTTCGCTGACCACCGCACCGGCGAGCCCGCCCCGATCATTGAGGTGTCGGGCCGCACCTACCCCGTCGAGATCCGCTACCGGCCGCTCATCGAGGAGCGCGAGGTCGTCGACCCGAAGACCAAACAGCCGAAGACCCGTAAGATCGAGCGCGACGTGTTCGAGGCGATCGGCGAGGCCGTCGACGAGCTTGGGCGCGAGTCGCGCGGCGACGTGCTCGTGTTCCTCTCGGGCGAGGCGGAGATCCGCGACGCCGCCGACGCGCTGCAGGGGCGCGCGGGTCGCGGCGGGCCGGCGAACCGCACCGAGATCCTCCCCCTCTACGGCAGGCTGTCCGCGGCCGAGCAGCATCGGGTGTTCGAGCGCCGCCAGGATTCGGGCGCGCGCCGGATCGTGCTCGCGACGAACGTCGCCGAGACCTCGCTGACCGTCCCTGGTATCCGATACGTCATCGACGCCGGCACGGCGCGCATCTCGCGCTACTCGTCGCGGTCGAAGGTGCAGCGGCTCCCGATCGAGGCGATTTCGCAGGCGAGCGCGAACCAGCGCTCCGGCCGGTCAGGGCGCACGAGCAACGGCATCGCGATCCGGCTGTACAGCGAGGAGGACTTCGAGTCTCGCCCCGCGTTCACGGAGCCGGAGATCCGGCGCACCGGCCTCGCGAGCGTGATCCTGCAGATGCTTTCGCTCGGGCTCGGCGACATCGCGGGCTTCCCGTTCCTCACTCCCCCGGACCAGCGCGGGATTCGCGACGGCCTCGGCCTGCTCGAGGAGCTCGGGGCGGTGCGCCCGGCCAGCCGGGGCCGTGCGAAGCGCGACTCGGAGGCCGCGGCATCCGACGGTGCGACTTCTGGCGGCGCGACCCACGCGATCACGAAGACCGGCCGCGAGCTCGCCCGGCTGCCGATCGAGCCACGGTTTGCGCGCATGGTGATCGAGGCGCGCAGGCACGAGGTCGTCCCTGAGGTGCTCGCAATCGTCGCGGGGCTCACTATCCAGGACGTGCGCGAGCGGCCCGTCGCAGAGCGCGCGCAGGCCGATCAGTTCCACGCGCGGTTCAACGACCCGCTCGGCGATCTCATGACCCTGCTCAATCTCTGGAACCACCTGCAGAAGCAGCAGGCCGAGCTCTCGTCGAGCGCGTTCCGCAGGCTCTGCAAGAAGGAGTTCTTGAACTTCCTGCGGGTGCGTGAGTGGATGGACCTCGTCAGGCAGCTGTCTCGGGCAGCGGGCGTCAAGGGGCAGGTGCGGGAGGACACCGGCGGGTCGGCGGAACTCATTCACCGGTCGGTGCTCGCGGGTCTCCTCTCGCAGCTCGGCGTGCGCGATGACCGGCAGGATCGGACCACCCCGGGCCGCGGTCGCGAGGTGCCCGGCGCGGTGAAGCGCAAGCCGGCGCAGGAGTATCTCGGCTCGCGCGGCACCCGGTTCGTGCTCTACCCGGGATCGGTGCTCGCGAAGAAACCGCCGGAGGTCGTGATGAGCGTCGAGCTCGTCGAGACGAGCCGGCTGTTCGCGCGCTCGAACGCCCAGGTCGAGCCCGAGTGGGCTGAGGAGCTCGCGGGCTCCCTCGCGAAGCGTCAGCTCTCCGAGCCCCGCTGGGAGCGCAAGCAGGGCGCGGCCGTCGCGACCGAGCGCGTCACGCTGTACGGCGTGCCCATCGTCACCGGCCGTCGCGTGCAGCTCTCACGGTTCGACCCGGTCGAGGCGCGCGAGCTGTTCATCAGGCACGCGCTCGTCGACGGCGACTGGGATTCGCCGCAGGCGTTCGACCGCGCGAATCACCAGCTCCGGCGCGAGCTCGTGCAGCTCGAGGAGCGTACCCGCCGCCGCGACATTCTCGACGGCGACGAGGCGGTGTTCGAGTTCTACGATGCGCGCATCCCGAAGGACGTCGCGAGCACGCGCGACTTCGAGGGCTGGTGGAAGACGAAGCGGTCGGAGGATCCGCAGTACCTCCATCTCAAGCGCGAGGACCTGCTCGAGGAAGAGTCGGTCGAGGTCGATGAGGCCGAGTACCCGCGCCAGTGGCAGCACGGTGACCAGTCGCTGAAGCTCAAGTACCGGTTCGACCCCACGAGCGACGACGACGGCGTCACCGTGAACGTGCCGCTCCCCCTTCTCCCGCGCCTCGCGCAGGGCGACTTCGAGAAGCTCGTGCCCGGCATGCGCGAGGAGCTCGTCACCGCGCTCATCAAGACGCTGCCGAAGGCGATCCGCAAGCACGTCGTCCCCGCCGCGGACTGGGCGCGCACACTGCTCAGCGCGGTGGGCCCGAAGCTCGACGGCGACGGCGCGGGTGGCGCCGACGTGTCGCTCACGCAGCTCCTCGCCGACGAGATCAGGCGCCGCACGAGCCAGCAGGTGCAGCCAAGCGACTTCGACCCGTCGCGGCTCCCTGCGCACCTCACGCCGACGTTCCGCGTCATTGACGCGCGCGGCCGCACGGTCGGGGCCGGCAAGGATCTCGCCGAGCTCCAGGCGAAGCACAAGGAGCAGGCGACGAAGGGCGTCGCCAGGGTTGCGCAGGCGGCGCTCCCGAAGAGCGAGCTCGAGCGCACCGGCGCGACGACGTGGGAGTTCGGTGACCTCCCCAAGCACGTGGATTCGAGCTACGCAAAGGGTCGGTCGGGCAGCGCGGGAGTCGTTCGCGCCTACCCGGCGATCGTGGATCGGCGCACGAGCGTTGATCTCGGACTCGTTGCCGATGAGGCGGAGCAGCGGCGCGCCTCGCGGCGCGGGATCCGCCGCCTCGTCGTGCTGTCGAGCCCGTCGCCCGCGAGCTACGTGCGCGACCACCTCTCAAATCAGGAGAAGCTGCTGCTCGGGGCCGGCCCGTACCGCTCGCTCGACACCGCGATCGCCGACGTCTCACTCGCCGTTGCGGATCGGGTGATTCAGCGCCACGCACCCGACGGCCTCGTCTGGCGCGCGGCCGACTTCGAGGCGATCGCGAACGACTACGCGCGCAGCCTCATCGACGAGATCTACGGCACGATCGCGCTCACCGCGAAGGTCCTCGACGGGGCGCGCCTGGCGAAGAAAGCAATCGACCAGGCGAAGTCGCTGCAGGTGCTCGGCCAGGTCGCCGACGCCGCGAAGCAACTCGACGGCCTTGTCTTCGACGGCTTCGTGTCGCGGACCGGCGCGACCCAGCTCGAGCGCGTTCCCGTCTACCTCGAAGCGCTGCGGCTGCGCATGCAGGCGCTGCCGGCGAACCCTGGACGTGACCGGGCCTGGCAGAACGACGTCGACCGCGCGCTCGTGCTCTTCGACGAGGCTGGAGGTAAGATTCCGCTGCCTGTCGACGCGCCTGCGCACATCGAGCGCACCCGCTGGCTCATCGAGGAGTTCAGGGTCAGCCTGTTCGCGCAGCAGCTCCGTGCTTCCGAGGCGGTGTCGCTGCAGCGGATCCAGAAGGCGCTCGCAGGCTAA
- a CDS encoding aldo/keto reductase encodes MAALDIPNITLHDGTEIPQLGLGVFKVDPGEAERVVADALAAGYRHIDTAAIYRNEAEVGAAIAASGIPREELFVTTKLWNSDQTRGEEAFAESLDKLGLDRVDLYLVHWPQPMFGEALTAWKSLLKIHESGRATSIGVSNFEISDLEEIISETGVVPTVNQIELHPLHQRRELVEYCEAKGIRIEAWGPLAQGKSDLFERPAIADAAAAHAKTPAQVILRWHAQQGRIVFPKTVRAERMVENAQIFDFELSDAEMAAIDALDEQKNFGSNPHEMDAR; translated from the coding sequence GTGGCTGCACTCGATATCCCGAACATCACCCTGCACGACGGCACCGAGATTCCCCAGCTTGGGCTGGGCGTCTTCAAGGTCGACCCCGGCGAGGCCGAGCGCGTTGTCGCCGATGCGCTCGCCGCCGGCTATCGTCACATCGACACCGCCGCGATCTACCGGAACGAGGCCGAGGTGGGGGCCGCGATCGCTGCGAGCGGCATTCCGCGCGAGGAGCTCTTCGTGACCACGAAGCTGTGGAACAGCGACCAGACCCGCGGTGAGGAGGCCTTCGCCGAGAGCCTCGACAAGCTCGGGCTTGACCGCGTCGACCTCTACCTCGTGCACTGGCCGCAGCCGATGTTCGGCGAGGCGTTGACGGCGTGGAAGTCGCTGCTGAAGATCCACGAGTCGGGGCGCGCGACCTCGATCGGTGTCTCGAACTTCGAGATCTCCGACCTCGAGGAGATCATCTCGGAGACCGGTGTCGTGCCGACCGTGAACCAGATCGAACTGCACCCGCTGCACCAGCGCCGCGAGCTGGTTGAGTACTGCGAGGCGAAGGGGATCCGGATCGAGGCCTGGGGTCCGCTGGCGCAGGGCAAGTCCGACCTGTTCGAGCGCCCGGCGATCGCTGATGCTGCTGCCGCGCACGCGAAGACCCCGGCTCAGGTGATCCTGCGCTGGCACGCGCAGCAGGGGCGGATCGTGTTCCCGAAGACGGTGCGCGCCGAGCGCATGGTGGAGAACGCGCAGATCTTCGACTTCGAGCTCTCGGACGCCGAGATGGCCGCGATTGACGCCCTCGACGAGCAGAAGAACTTCGGGTCGAACCCGCACGAGATGGACGCCCGCTAG
- a CDS encoding serine hydrolase domain-containing protein, translated as MESLSLMDTWPVDNAAVAVIAKDGSVLGTRGDQDRQFALASVTKLLSASAILLAVEEGALELDDPAGPEGSTIRHLLAHASGLDFSEDVVRGRPGQRRIYSNLGIDVLAETFTERAEMPFEDYLREGLLEPLGMHSTKLMGSPAAGGVSTAADLSRFAAELQNPKLLHPETIAQATQVVFPGIDGVLPGYGRQRPNDWGLGFEIKDSKTPHWTGHTNSPQTFGHFGQAGTFLWVDPVAGLACVGLADKNFGEWSAEAWPPFSDAVLAEHASQHG; from the coding sequence ATGGAGAGTCTGAGCCTCATGGATACCTGGCCCGTCGACAACGCTGCCGTCGCAGTCATCGCGAAAGACGGATCCGTGCTCGGCACCCGGGGCGACCAGGACCGCCAGTTCGCGCTCGCCTCGGTCACGAAGCTGCTGAGCGCGAGCGCGATCCTGCTTGCCGTCGAGGAGGGCGCCCTCGAACTCGACGACCCAGCCGGCCCCGAGGGCTCGACGATCAGGCACCTGCTCGCGCACGCGTCTGGCCTCGACTTCTCGGAGGACGTCGTGCGCGGCCGGCCCGGGCAGCGCCGCATCTATTCGAACCTCGGCATCGACGTCCTCGCCGAGACGTTCACGGAGCGCGCCGAGATGCCGTTCGAGGACTACCTTCGCGAGGGGCTGCTCGAGCCGCTCGGCATGCACTCCACGAAGCTGATGGGCAGCCCCGCAGCGGGCGGGGTCTCGACAGCAGCCGACCTGTCGCGTTTCGCGGCCGAGCTGCAGAACCCGAAGCTGCTGCACCCGGAGACGATCGCGCAGGCGACGCAGGTCGTGTTCCCCGGGATCGACGGGGTGCTGCCGGGGTACGGCCGCCAGCGCCCGAACGACTGGGGGCTCGGATTCGAGATCAAGGATTCAAAGACGCCGCACTGGACCGGGCACACGAACAGCCCCCAGACGTTCGGCCACTTCGGCCAAGCGGGAACCTTCCTGTGGGTTGACCCGGTCGCCGGCCTCGCCTGTGTCGGCCTCGCTGATAAGAACTTCGGCGAGTGGTCGGCGGAGGCCTGGCCGCCCTTCTCGGACGCGGTGCTCGCGGAGCATGCGAGCCAGCACGGCTAG
- a CDS encoding MFS transporter yields MGIYRDLARNEGVFRILFSQLTARFPFGMLSIIVLLHMQEQFGEYTAAGIVLATQSIGQAISGPLSSRLMGRFGMRRVLWITSVLCSGFIVLIAFVHLPLAVTALISFSIGLTTPPITPAVRTLYPRLVPGKQISALFSLDAAAQELIWVLGPVIAVFVAAQFGTAVGLSVAAAFMLLGGAWFIMSRPVGVVKIPPSKASLGAVLKRPTVIIATVIGFFFVASFAAIEAGVVRAFAPAAEGGHSSIESGIVLAVFAGGSLVGGLIIGHRPLRPWSLAIRIGVVLVGTAACLVSLNIWWLSIVLFIGGLGTAPTFAGISSMIGSTVKFSETAEAFGWIGTGQLVGVATGSAIAGVAIDAMGAQGAIIVSTGLILVAGVVALCTTRWVPDLKDRDIEQPPETGTITLPLP; encoded by the coding sequence ATGGGCATTTACCGCGACCTCGCGCGCAATGAGGGCGTTTTTCGTATTCTTTTCTCGCAGCTCACCGCGAGGTTCCCGTTTGGGATGCTGTCCATTATCGTGCTCCTGCACATGCAGGAGCAGTTCGGCGAGTACACCGCTGCCGGCATCGTGCTCGCGACGCAAAGCATCGGCCAGGCGATCTCGGGGCCGCTGTCGAGCCGCCTCATGGGCCGCTTCGGCATGCGCCGCGTGCTGTGGATCACCTCGGTGCTCTGCAGCGGCTTCATCGTGCTCATCGCGTTCGTGCATCTGCCGCTCGCGGTGACCGCGCTGATCTCATTCTCGATCGGCCTGACGACGCCACCGATCACTCCCGCCGTGCGTACCCTTTACCCGCGCCTCGTGCCCGGCAAGCAGATCTCGGCGCTGTTCTCGCTTGACGCGGCGGCGCAGGAGCTCATCTGGGTGCTCGGCCCGGTCATCGCCGTCTTCGTTGCCGCCCAGTTCGGCACCGCGGTCGGGCTGTCGGTCGCCGCCGCGTTCATGCTGCTCGGCGGGGCCTGGTTCATCATGAGCCGCCCGGTCGGGGTCGTGAAGATTCCGCCGTCGAAGGCGAGCCTTGGCGCTGTGCTGAAGCGCCCGACCGTCATCATCGCGACCGTCATCGGCTTCTTCTTCGTCGCGTCCTTCGCGGCGATCGAGGCAGGCGTCGTGCGCGCGTTCGCCCCCGCTGCGGAGGGCGGCCACTCGAGCATCGAGTCGGGTATCGTCCTCGCAGTGTTTGCTGGCGGCTCGCTCGTGGGCGGACTCATCATCGGGCACCGCCCGCTGCGCCCGTGGTCGCTCGCGATCAGGATCGGCGTGGTGCTCGTCGGCACCGCCGCCTGCCTCGTCAGCCTGAACATCTGGTGGCTGTCGATCGTGCTGTTCATCGGTGGCCTGGGAACGGCCCCGACCTTCGCTGGCATCTCGAGCATGATCGGGTCGACCGTGAAGTTCTCGGAGACCGCCGAGGCGTTCGGCTGGATCGGCACCGGGCAGCTCGTCGGCGTCGCAACGGGGTCGGCGATTGCTGGCGTCGCGATCGACGCGATGGGCGCGCAGGGCGCGATCATCGTATCGACCGGCCTCATCCTCGTCGCGGGCGTCGTCGCGCTGTGCACCACGAGGTGGGTGCCGGACCTCAAGGACCGCGACATCGAGCAGCCGCCGGAGACCGGCACGATCACCCTCCCGCTCCCGTAA
- a CDS encoding malate dehydrogenase, with protein sequence MSTSATSGAARPAPITVTLTGAGGQIGYAAMFRIASGALFGPDQPVALRLLEIPQGVKGAEGAALELTDCAFPLLTSVDIATAPEQGFDGANVALLVGSRPRTAGMERADLLAANGAIFGPQGRAINDNAADDVRVLVVGNPANTNALIAQRNAPDVPAERFTALTRLDHNRAVGLLAERAGAAVADIAGVTIWGNHSTTQYPDLSHATVAGRPALEIVGESWGRGEYVDRVANRGAEIIEVRGGSSVASAANAAIDHVHDWVLGTGNAAATSGAAAPWTSVSLPSTGAYGIPEGLIASVPARSINGQWQVVEGLDVDDFSRARIDASVAELAAERDQVAALGLI encoded by the coding sequence ATGAGTACATCTGCAACCAGCGGCGCGGCCAGGCCGGCGCCCATCACCGTCACCCTCACGGGAGCGGGCGGCCAGATCGGGTACGCGGCGATGTTCCGGATCGCGTCTGGCGCTCTCTTCGGCCCCGACCAACCCGTCGCGCTCAGGCTGCTTGAGATCCCGCAGGGCGTCAAGGGCGCCGAGGGTGCGGCCCTCGAGCTCACCGACTGCGCTTTCCCGCTGCTCACGAGCGTCGATATTGCCACGGCGCCCGAACAGGGCTTTGACGGGGCGAACGTCGCCCTGCTCGTCGGCTCGCGGCCCCGCACCGCAGGGATGGAGCGCGCCGACCTGCTCGCCGCGAACGGTGCGATCTTCGGCCCGCAGGGGCGGGCGATCAACGACAACGCCGCGGATGACGTTCGCGTGCTCGTCGTCGGCAACCCCGCAAACACGAACGCCCTCATCGCGCAGCGAAACGCGCCGGACGTGCCAGCCGAACGCTTCACGGCGCTCACGCGGCTCGACCACAACCGTGCGGTCGGCCTGCTCGCCGAGCGGGCGGGCGCCGCGGTGGCGGACATTGCGGGCGTGACAATCTGGGGCAATCACTCGACCACGCAGTACCCGGACCTCAGCCACGCAACCGTCGCGGGGCGCCCCGCGCTCGAGATCGTCGGGGAAAGCTGGGGCCGCGGCGAGTACGTGGACCGGGTCGCGAACCGCGGCGCTGAGATCATCGAGGTGCGCGGCGGCTCGTCGGTCGCGTCGGCGGCGAACGCGGCGATCGATCACGTCCACGACTGGGTGCTCGGCACGGGCAACGCGGCGGCGACGTCCGGCGCCGCGGCGCCCTGGACCTCAGTCTCGCTCCCGTCAACGGGCGCCTACGGCATTCCGGAGGGCCTCATCGCCTCAGTACCGGCGCGCTCGATCAATGGACAGTGGCAGGTTGTCGAGGGCCTCGACGTCGACGACTTCTCGCGCGCGCGCATCGACGCCTCCGTCGCCGAGCTGGCCGCCGAGCGCGATCAGGTGGCGGCGCTCGGCCTCATCTGA
- the argG gene encoding argininosuccinate synthase, translated as MSKVLSSLPVGERVGIAFSGGLDTSCAVAWMRENGAIPCTYTADIGQYDEPDLDGVAARAKEYGAEIARHVDAKRALVEEGFVALQTGAFNVRSGGKTYFNTTPVGRAVTGTLLVRAMKEDGVDIWGDGSTYKGNDIERFYRYGLMANPSLRIYKPWLDSQFVEELGGRHEMSEWLVAHGYPYRDSAEKAYSTDANIWGASHEAKHLEFLDNGLDIVTPIMGVAAWREDVEVVTEEVSVRFEAGRPVAINGVEYDDPVALVYEANAIGGRHGLGISDQIENRIIEAKSRGIYEAPGMALLHITYERLVNAIHNENTLASYHNDGRKLGRLMYEGRWLDPESLMLREALQRWVGSAVTGEVTLRLRRGDDYTILNTEGPNLSYHPEKLSMERTVGAAFGPEDRIGQLTMRNLDIADSRQRLEQYAAMGLVGGATAELVGKLEAGGADEIATAVSGIDENGDELGLAAAFDSGTD; from the coding sequence ATGTCCAAAGTTCTTTCTTCCCTTCCTGTAGGCGAGCGCGTTGGTATCGCGTTCTCCGGTGGTCTCGACACCTCCTGCGCTGTTGCATGGATGCGCGAAAACGGTGCGATTCCCTGCACCTACACCGCTGATATCGGCCAGTACGACGAGCCCGACCTCGACGGTGTCGCGGCCCGCGCGAAGGAGTACGGCGCGGAGATCGCGCGTCACGTCGACGCGAAGCGCGCGCTCGTTGAGGAAGGCTTCGTGGCGCTGCAGACCGGCGCGTTCAACGTGCGCTCGGGCGGCAAGACCTACTTCAACACGACCCCGGTCGGTCGCGCGGTGACGGGCACGCTGCTCGTTCGTGCGATGAAGGAAGACGGCGTCGACATCTGGGGCGACGGTTCGACCTACAAGGGCAACGATATCGAGCGCTTCTACCGCTACGGTCTCATGGCGAACCCCTCGCTTCGCATCTACAAGCCGTGGCTCGACAGCCAGTTCGTTGAGGAGCTCGGCGGCCGACACGAGATGAGCGAGTGGCTCGTCGCGCACGGCTACCCGTACCGCGACTCGGCCGAGAAGGCGTACTCGACCGACGCCAACATCTGGGGCGCGAGCCACGAGGCAAAGCACCTCGAGTTCCTCGACAACGGCCTGGACATCGTGACCCCCATCATGGGCGTCGCCGCCTGGCGCGAGGACGTCGAGGTCGTCACCGAGGAGGTCTCCGTTCGGTTCGAGGCAGGTCGCCCCGTCGCGATCAACGGTGTTGAGTACGACGACCCCGTAGCGCTCGTGTACGAGGCAAACGCGATCGGTGGCCGGCACGGCCTCGGTATCTCCGACCAGATCGAGAACCGCATCATCGAGGCGAAGTCGCGCGGCATCTACGAGGCGCCTGGCATGGCGCTGCTGCACATCACGTACGAGCGCCTCGTGAACGCGATCCACAACGAGAACACGCTCGCGAGCTACCACAACGATGGCCGCAAGCTCGGTCGCCTCATGTACGAGGGCCGCTGGCTCGACCCCGAGTCGCTCATGCTCCGCGAGGCGCTGCAGCGCTGGGTCGGCTCGGCCGTGACTGGCGAGGTCACGCTGCGCCTGCGCCGCGGCGACGACTACACGATCCTCAACACCGAGGGCCCGAACCTCAGCTACCACCCCGAGAAGCTTTCGATGGAGCGCACCGTGGGTGCGGCGTTCGGTCCCGAGGACCGCATCGGTCAGCTCACTATGCGTAACCTCGACATCGCCGACTCGCGTCAGCGCCTCGAACAGTACGCGGCGATGGGGCTCGTCGGCGGTGCGACCGCTGAGCTCGTCGGCAAGCTTGAGGCTGGCGGGGCAGACGAGATCGCGACCGCGGTCAGCGGCATCGACGAGAATGGTGACGAGCTGGGTCTCGCCGCAGCGTTCGACTCCGGCACCGACTAA
- the bcp gene encoding thioredoxin-dependent thiol peroxidase, producing the protein MTDRVILEPGMPAPDFALLDQDGAERSLSEFRGSKLIIFFYPQAMTPACTTEACEFQESTTPLEAAGYRVIGISRDAVDKLRRFADRDGLEYPLLSDPDTAVHRAYGTFGEKNSYGRIVEGVIRSTFIIDEQGVIERALYNIKATGHVARVLKMVDA; encoded by the coding sequence ATGACTGATCGTGTGATTCTTGAGCCAGGTATGCCCGCCCCCGACTTCGCGCTGCTCGACCAGGACGGCGCCGAGCGGTCACTCAGCGAGTTCCGCGGCTCGAAGCTCATCATCTTCTTCTACCCGCAGGCAATGACCCCGGCCTGCACGACCGAGGCGTGCGAGTTCCAGGAGTCAACCACGCCCCTCGAGGCAGCTGGCTACCGCGTCATCGGCATCTCGCGCGACGCCGTCGACAAGCTCAGGCGCTTCGCCGACCGTGACGGGCTGGAGTACCCGCTGCTCAGCGATCCCGACACCGCAGTGCACCGCGCGTATGGCACGTTCGGGGAGAAGAACAGCTACGGGCGGATCGTCGAGGGAGTGATCCGCTCGACATTCATCATCGACGAGCAAGGCGTCATCGAGCGCGCGCTGTACAACATTAAGGCGACCGGACACGTCGCCCGCGTGCTCAAGATGGTTGACGCGTAG